From Halomicrobium salinisoli, the proteins below share one genomic window:
- a CDS encoding ABC transporter substrate-binding protein, translating to MPTSDKSDESVTDQTAEADGETSRRDFVKMTTGAASAGALGALAGCSGDGGDGGDGDGGGDGGGGGGDGGDTDTDGGDGGGSDTTSITFISANAVENGDIQEHYQSSMEDFGSKNEGYEANLQTASYGDIQNTITSAVSAGNVPALAESGGLGIQYLKDGRLADHQSFFEESDSFPDDLTPASQQIANFRDYWWALGAIRHTNSNLGIRPKTFSQAGVENPMEELNTWSKFYEVLQRIDQEQDIIAYEETGVPGDLESYWGYARTAYTDGTDPWMRGEGTDPDVVVANEEMEEDRQKTDGMIKACVQLADQFSSDEASQRGDEDIPALMLSGRVASFTYALATANRWYSVSEDAQIGWNDGEGDFMLLPNPRVDPDFGNAIGIDDLSGVEGQHGGHVWGLEQCHTIFSDVSDQEQEGAWALGQYLFTDEDFVLPAWGEYYEAFPGMAPLMDSLRSEYDLPQNFEQSIQNQQEYGAQYSNTGGPWNVWPTDPIRWTDINETLSQAIAGQHSAEETPGIIRDRIMTRLEEENQGEVPS from the coding sequence ATGCCAACTAGTGACAAGAGTGACGAATCCGTGACCGACCAGACGGCGGAGGCGGACGGCGAGACCTCGCGCCGCGACTTCGTCAAGATGACGACCGGAGCCGCGAGCGCGGGTGCGCTGGGCGCGCTCGCCGGCTGTAGCGGCGACGGCGGCGACGGCGGCGACGGCGATGGCGGCGGTGACGGTGGCGGGGGCGGCGGTGACGGCGGCGACACCGACACCGACGGCGGCGACGGCGGCGGCAGCGACACCACCAGCATCACGTTCATCTCCGCCAACGCCGTGGAGAACGGCGACATTCAGGAGCACTACCAGTCGTCGATGGAGGACTTCGGCTCGAAGAACGAGGGATACGAGGCCAACCTGCAGACCGCGTCGTACGGCGACATCCAGAACACGATTACGTCGGCCGTCTCGGCCGGGAACGTCCCGGCACTCGCCGAGTCGGGCGGTCTCGGCATTCAGTATCTCAAGGACGGGCGGCTGGCCGACCACCAGTCGTTCTTCGAGGAGAGCGACTCCTTCCCGGACGACCTGACGCCGGCGAGCCAGCAGATCGCCAACTTCCGCGACTACTGGTGGGCGCTGGGCGCCATCCGCCACACCAACAGCAACCTCGGCATCCGGCCGAAGACGTTCTCGCAGGCCGGCGTCGAGAACCCGATGGAGGAGCTCAACACCTGGAGCAAGTTCTACGAGGTCCTCCAGCGGATCGACCAGGAGCAGGACATCATCGCCTACGAGGAGACGGGCGTCCCGGGCGACCTCGAGTCCTACTGGGGCTACGCTCGCACTGCCTACACGGACGGCACCGACCCGTGGATGCGCGGCGAGGGCACCGATCCCGACGTGGTGGTCGCCAACGAGGAGATGGAGGAGGACCGCCAGAAGACCGACGGCATGATCAAGGCCTGCGTCCAGCTGGCCGACCAGTTCAGCAGCGACGAGGCCTCCCAGCGGGGCGACGAGGACATCCCCGCCCTGATGCTCAGCGGCCGGGTCGCCTCGTTCACCTACGCCCTGGCGACGGCGAACCGATGGTACTCGGTCAGCGAGGACGCTCAGATCGGCTGGAACGACGGGGAGGGCGACTTCATGCTGCTGCCGAACCCGAGAGTGGACCCGGACTTCGGCAACGCGATCGGCATCGACGACCTCAGCGGCGTCGAGGGACAGCACGGCGGCCACGTGTGGGGGCTCGAACAGTGCCACACTATCTTCTCCGACGTGAGCGACCAGGAGCAGGAGGGCGCCTGGGCCCTCGGCCAGTACCTCTTCACCGACGAGGACTTCGTGCTCCCGGCGTGGGGCGAGTACTACGAGGCCTTCCCCGGCATGGCGCCCCTGATGGACTCGCTCAGGAGCGAGTACGACCTCCCGCAGAACTTCGAGCAGTCCATCCAGAACCAGCAGGAGTACGGCGCCCAGTACTCCAACACGGGCGGTCCCTGGAACGTCTGGCCCACCGATCCCATCCGTTGGACCGACATCAACGAGACGCTCAGCCAGGCCATCGCTGGCCAGCACAGCGCCGAGGAGACCCCCGGGATCATCCGGGACCGGATCATGACCCGACTCGAGGAGGAGAACCAGGGCGAGGTCCCCTCCTGA
- the dgoD gene encoding galactonate dehydratase: MSSDTPRSERRERDRIADYELFEVPPRWLFLRVETADGTVGWGEPVVEGRAHTVRAAVEELMDNYLLGEDPTDIEDHWQTMYRGGFYRGGPVLMSAIAGVDQALWDIKGKQLGAPVHELLGGKARDRIRVYQWIGGDRPSEVADEARKKVDAGFTALKMNATEELERVDDPATVQAAVDRLREVREAVGDEVDVGVDFHGRVTKPMAKRLAAALEPHEPMFIEEPVLPEHNDALPDIAAKTSVPIATGERMYSRWDFKEVFEDGAVDVIQPDLSHAGGITEVRKIAAMAEAYDVAMAPHCPLGPIALASCVQVDACSPNAFIQEQSLDIHYNETSDVLDYLADPSVFDYDDGYVRIPSDPGLGIEINEAHVREQAEKTVDWHNPVWRHADGSVAEW; the protein is encoded by the coding sequence ATGAGTTCTGACACGCCACGCAGCGAGCGTCGAGAGCGGGACCGCATCGCCGACTACGAGCTGTTCGAGGTGCCCCCGCGGTGGCTGTTCCTCCGGGTGGAGACGGCCGACGGCACGGTCGGCTGGGGCGAGCCCGTGGTCGAGGGGCGGGCCCACACCGTGCGAGCCGCCGTCGAGGAACTCATGGACAACTACCTGCTCGGGGAGGACCCGACGGACATCGAGGACCACTGGCAGACGATGTACCGCGGCGGGTTCTACCGGGGCGGGCCGGTACTCATGTCGGCCATCGCCGGCGTGGATCAGGCGCTGTGGGACATCAAGGGCAAGCAACTCGGCGCGCCCGTCCACGAACTGCTGGGCGGGAAAGCCCGCGACAGGATCCGGGTCTACCAGTGGATCGGCGGCGACCGCCCCAGCGAGGTCGCCGACGAGGCCCGCAAGAAGGTCGACGCCGGCTTCACTGCCCTCAAAATGAACGCGACCGAGGAACTGGAGCGCGTCGACGACCCGGCCACGGTCCAGGCCGCGGTCGACCGGCTCCGGGAGGTCCGAGAGGCCGTCGGCGACGAGGTGGACGTCGGCGTCGACTTCCACGGCCGCGTGACCAAGCCCATGGCCAAGCGCCTCGCCGCCGCGCTGGAGCCCCACGAACCGATGTTCATCGAGGAGCCCGTCCTCCCCGAGCACAACGACGCCCTCCCCGACATCGCGGCGAAGACGAGCGTCCCTATCGCGACGGGCGAGCGGATGTACTCCCGGTGGGACTTCAAGGAGGTGTTCGAGGACGGCGCCGTCGACGTGATCCAGCCCGACCTCTCCCACGCCGGCGGCATCACCGAGGTCAGGAAGATCGCCGCCATGGCCGAGGCCTACGACGTGGCCATGGCACCCCACTGTCCGCTGGGTCCGATCGCGCTCGCCTCCTGCGTCCAGGTCGACGCCTGCTCGCCCAACGCCTTCATCCAGGAGCAGAGCCTCGACATCCACTACAACGAGACCAGCGACGTGCTGGACTACCTCGCCGACCCGTCGGTGTTCGACTACGACGACGGGTACGTCCGGATCCCGTCGGATCCCGGCCTCGGCATCGAGATAAACGAGGCACACGTCCGCGAGCAAGCCGAGAAGACCGTCGACTGGCACAACCCCGTCTGGCGACACGCCGACGGCAGCGTCGCCGAGTGGTAG
- a CDS encoding Gfo/Idh/MocA family protein — protein MEPVSVGVLGCGTISDAYLSGNDRFDAFEVTACADLDADRAAAAAEEYGLRALTVDELATDDDVEAVVNLTPPGAHAETCRRLLSAGKHVYVEKPLATTPDEAAAILEAADEADRLVGSAPDTFLGAGLQTCRRLLDEGRIGEPVGATAVWTSGGHEVWHPNPDFYYKEGAGPLFDMGPYYVTALVSLLGPASRVTGSVTRAADERTITSEPRRGETIDVEVPTHESGIVEFEDGTTANLLTSFDAPGGSTLPSPAFELYGTEGTLALPDPNHFEGPVRVQDADGDAFETVELTHRYTGGRGAGVADLARAIRGDWAHRTSGTLAHHVLSVLSGIRRSSETGEHVTVEPGCRRPEPLPAAFPDDRSE, from the coding sequence ATGGAACCCGTCTCCGTCGGCGTGCTCGGTTGCGGAACGATCAGCGACGCGTACCTCTCGGGGAACGATCGCTTCGACGCCTTCGAGGTGACGGCCTGTGCGGACCTCGACGCGGACCGCGCCGCGGCCGCGGCCGAGGAGTACGGCCTGCGGGCGCTGACCGTCGACGAGCTGGCGACCGACGACGACGTCGAGGCCGTCGTCAACCTGACGCCGCCGGGCGCACACGCGGAGACCTGCCGCCGGCTCCTCTCGGCCGGCAAGCACGTCTACGTCGAGAAGCCGCTCGCGACGACGCCCGACGAGGCGGCGGCCATCCTCGAAGCGGCCGACGAGGCCGACCGCCTGGTCGGCTCCGCGCCGGACACGTTCCTGGGCGCGGGCCTCCAGACCTGCCGGCGGCTGCTCGACGAGGGTCGGATCGGCGAGCCCGTCGGCGCCACCGCGGTCTGGACCTCGGGCGGACACGAGGTCTGGCACCCGAACCCGGACTTCTACTACAAGGAGGGCGCCGGTCCGCTGTTCGACATGGGACCGTACTACGTGACCGCGCTCGTCTCACTGCTCGGCCCGGCCAGCCGCGTGACGGGGTCCGTGACGCGGGCGGCCGACGAGCGGACGATCACGAGCGAGCCGCGCCGCGGCGAGACCATCGACGTCGAGGTGCCGACCCACGAGTCGGGGATCGTCGAGTTCGAGGACGGGACGACCGCGAACCTGCTCACGAGCTTCGACGCGCCGGGCGGTTCGACGCTCCCGTCGCCGGCGTTCGAGCTCTACGGGACCGAAGGGACGCTCGCGCTGCCCGACCCCAACCACTTCGAGGGGCCGGTCCGGGTGCAGGACGCCGACGGCGACGCGTTCGAGACGGTCGAGCTGACCCACCGGTACACGGGCGGCCGCGGGGCCGGCGTTGCCGACCTGGCCCGGGCGATCCGCGGCGACTGGGCCCACCGGACGAGCGGGACCCTCGCCCACCACGTCCTCTCGGTGCTGTCGGGAATCCGCCGCTCGTCGGAGACGGGCGAGCACGTCACGGTCGAGCCCGGCTGCCGGCGCCCCGAGCCGCTGCCGGCGGCCTTCCCGGACGACCGATCGGAGTGA
- a CDS encoding TCP-1/cpn60 chaperonin family protein → MTHDELASGVQRVCDVVETALGPFGANKLLIGSDGTVTATASSTELLDRLEVTDPAVTLLETAASGFGERYGDGTGTVVALAGALLDEADALAEHGLHPTAIERGYREALDAALDAVDRGARPLSAFGPAAVARTALTGTRDPGARRTVADRIAAAVESAGPEASDHVRVVSRTGGATAETDLVRGTVLERGPVLDAMPRSVEGGVAVLSSTVDVPHVGSQTGRVTRRVVLDADSFEDREAVAEYESGAFEERLRAVLDAGCRAVITERAVNERVQAELAARGILGVQRVDADELDQIARATGATVVPTLDQITDDVLGTGTVSVQRKAGSDVTVVESDAGEPTYTVFCRAPDPRSATAFEHSVDAAVAATAAAVRDGRVVPGGGAVEMTAARAVDEAARSMDGRHRIAAEGFGRAITTVPRALAATAGLDAGRAVIRLRVARSEGRDAVGIDALAGGTTDVLGEDPIVEPVSLKRAAFSAATDLATQLVRIDERLEATDLGGEEPDPPDEVPFREGEL, encoded by the coding sequence GTGACACACGACGAGCTCGCCAGCGGGGTCCAGCGCGTCTGCGACGTCGTCGAGACCGCGCTCGGCCCGTTCGGCGCGAACAAGCTCCTGATCGGGAGCGACGGGACCGTCACGGCGACCGCTTCGTCCACCGAACTGCTGGACCGGCTCGAGGTCACCGATCCCGCGGTGACGCTGCTGGAGACTGCCGCGTCGGGCTTCGGGGAGCGCTACGGCGACGGGACGGGGACCGTCGTCGCGCTCGCCGGGGCCCTACTGGACGAGGCCGACGCCCTCGCGGAGCACGGGCTACACCCGACGGCCATAGAGCGAGGGTACCGCGAGGCGCTCGACGCCGCCCTCGACGCGGTCGACCGCGGCGCCCGGCCGCTGTCGGCCTTCGGACCGGCCGCCGTGGCCAGGACTGCGCTGACGGGCACACGCGACCCCGGAGCCCGGCGGACCGTGGCGGACCGGATCGCGGCGGCCGTCGAGAGCGCCGGTCCCGAGGCGAGCGACCACGTCCGCGTGGTCTCGCGGACCGGCGGCGCGACCGCCGAGACGGACCTGGTCCGCGGGACCGTCCTCGAGCGCGGTCCGGTCCTCGACGCGATGCCGCGGTCGGTCGAGGGCGGCGTCGCGGTGCTGTCCTCGACCGTCGACGTGCCCCACGTGGGGAGCCAGACGGGCCGGGTGACCCGGCGCGTCGTCCTCGACGCGGACTCCTTCGAGGACAGGGAAGCCGTCGCCGAGTACGAGTCCGGAGCGTTCGAGGAGCGCCTGCGGGCGGTGCTCGACGCCGGCTGTCGCGCCGTGATCACGGAGCGCGCCGTCAACGAGCGGGTCCAGGCCGAACTCGCGGCCCGGGGGATCCTCGGCGTCCAGCGCGTGGACGCGGACGAACTCGACCAGATCGCGCGCGCCACCGGCGCGACCGTCGTCCCCACGCTCGATCAGATCACGGACGACGTGCTGGGAACGGGGACCGTCTCCGTCCAGCGGAAGGCGGGGTCGGACGTCACCGTCGTCGAGTCCGACGCCGGCGAGCCGACCTACACCGTGTTCTGCCGCGCCCCGGATCCCCGGAGCGCCACGGCGTTCGAGCACTCCGTCGACGCCGCCGTCGCGGCCACGGCCGCCGCGGTCCGGGACGGGCGCGTCGTGCCGGGCGGGGGCGCAGTCGAGATGACGGCCGCCCGCGCGGTCGACGAGGCCGCCCGGTCGATGGACGGCCGCCACCGGATCGCCGCGGAGGGGTTCGGCCGGGCGATCACGACCGTTCCGCGGGCGCTGGCCGCGACCGCCGGACTCGACGCCGGGCGCGCAGTGATCCGCCTGCGCGTCGCCCGCAGCGAGGGCCGGGACGCCGTCGGGATCGACGCCCTCGCCGGCGGGACGACGGACGTGCTCGGCGAGGACCCGATCGTCGAACCGGTCTCGCTCAAGCGCGCGGCGTTCTCCGCCGCGACGGACCTCGCGACCCAGCTGGTCCGGATCGACGAGCGCCTCGAAGCCACCGACCTCGGCGGCGAGGAGCCGGACCCGCCCGACGAGGTGCCGTTCAGGGAGGGCGAGCTCTGA
- a CDS encoding carbohydrate ABC transporter permease, whose translation MLNENKRAKLLLYAGIAAFTLWAVVPYYWVIRTSILTNIAAISPDTGFIPDLGQLTLESYLAIWDRFAFQTYFGNSIIVSIAATIISLFFAIPGAYAFARLDFPGRQALFYTAVFTIMFPWIVLTIPVYEVFFFLDLVNTLTGIIIALSIFVLPQNIWLLQGFFRQGIPENIEEAALIDGHNELTAFLRIVLPLSLPAVAAAALFAFLTAWNNFLWVFVLTTDESNRTATVAIYYILGSDVLREWNVLMASLVLLVAPPVIFYGLSRRYVGAGLGGSPGGG comes from the coding sequence ATGCTCAACGAAAACAAACGAGCCAAACTGCTGCTGTACGCCGGTATCGCCGCGTTCACCCTGTGGGCGGTCGTCCCGTACTACTGGGTGATCCGGACGTCGATCCTGACCAACATCGCGGCGATCAGCCCCGACACCGGGTTCATCCCGGACCTCGGCCAGCTCACGCTCGAATCGTATCTCGCGATCTGGGACCGGTTCGCCTTCCAGACGTACTTCGGCAACAGCATCATCGTCTCCATCGCGGCGACGATCATCTCGCTGTTCTTCGCCATCCCGGGGGCCTACGCCTTCGCGCGGCTGGACTTCCCCGGCCGACAGGCGCTGTTCTACACCGCCGTGTTCACCATCATGTTCCCCTGGATCGTGCTGACGATCCCGGTGTACGAGGTGTTCTTCTTCCTCGATCTGGTGAACACCCTCACTGGCATCATCATCGCACTATCGATCTTCGTGTTGCCCCAGAACATCTGGCTGCTCCAGGGGTTCTTCCGGCAGGGCATCCCGGAGAACATCGAGGAGGCGGCGCTGATCGACGGCCACAACGAACTGACCGCGTTCCTCCGGATCGTGCTCCCGCTGAGCCTGCCGGCGGTCGCCGCGGCGGCACTCTTCGCCTTCCTGACCGCCTGGAACAACTTCCTGTGGGTGTTCGTCCTGACGACCGACGAGTCCAACCGGACAGCCACCGTCGCGATCTACTACATCCTCGGGAGCGACGTGCTCCGGGAGTGGAACGTGCTGATGGCGTCGCTCGTGTTGCTCGTCGCGCCGCCGGTGATCTTCTACGGCCTGTCCCGTCGCTACGTCGGCGCTGGCCTGGGCGGCTCCCCCGGAGGCGGATAG
- a CDS encoding ThuA domain-containing protein: MTGRSVLAIGGDRFPFHRFEDRGPEIAAALSDVADVTLTTDRDDLVDLAGYDVVVDYLTDSTLTDDQRDGLLSFVADGGGYVGLHCAADLTSTAADDPDELIDARDEPFPELRDMLGGHFLTHPEQTRFDVRVVDHYHQITADLDGVTVWDEPYVVDVDDDVRVLARMDHPEHADTPVAWTKPYGDGQVFYCSLGHGTPSLTNEGVGALLRNGVRWAAGD; encoded by the coding sequence ATGACAGGACGCTCCGTGCTCGCGATCGGCGGCGACCGCTTCCCGTTTCACCGCTTCGAGGACCGCGGTCCCGAGATCGCCGCGGCGCTTTCCGACGTCGCCGACGTGACGCTGACGACCGACAGGGACGACCTCGTCGACCTCGCGGGGTACGACGTCGTCGTGGACTACCTGACCGACAGCACGCTGACCGACGACCAGCGCGACGGCCTGCTGTCGTTCGTCGCGGACGGCGGCGGCTACGTCGGCCTCCACTGCGCCGCCGACCTCACTAGCACGGCCGCCGACGATCCGGACGAACTCATCGACGCCCGGGACGAGCCGTTCCCCGAGCTCCGGGACATGCTGGGCGGTCACTTCCTGACGCACCCGGAGCAGACGCGGTTCGACGTGCGCGTCGTCGACCACTACCACCAGATCACGGCGGACCTGGACGGCGTCACCGTCTGGGACGAGCCCTACGTCGTCGACGTCGACGACGACGTGCGCGTGCTCGCGCGGATGGACCATCCCGAACACGCCGACACGCCCGTCGCGTGGACGAAGCCCTACGGCGACGGGCAGGTGTTCTACTGCTCGCTCGGCCACGGGACGCCATCCCTGACGAACGAAGGCGTCGGAGCGTTGCTCCGGAACGGCGTCCGGTGGGCCGCCGGGGACTGA
- a CDS encoding ABC transporter ATP-binding protein: MARLELDNVTKVFDTQAETIVAVEELDLDIRDGEFIVVVGPSGCGKSTTLRMIAGLETVTDGEIRLGGERINEKAPKDRDIAMVFQSYALYPHKTVRQNMAYGLHLSTDLDDEEIDRRVENAAEMMGIEDLLEKKPASLSGGQQQRVATGRAIVREPSLFLFDEPLSNLDAKLRKHMRTELARIHSEVGITTVYVTHDQEEAMTMADRIVILNHGELQQVGAPKEVYHEPVNQFVADFVGSPSMNFRDVELERDADGAGTLVGDGFSYAVSSRFLDQLDPSTTDMVLGVRPEDIRIDAEAPPGKRIEATVDVVEIVGSDNFIYLDVAGREFRARAPTEVEPAEDESVALTFDEDDLHLFDARTDEALAHGYPDVDVTTAVEQSDTTAD; encoded by the coding sequence ATGGCACGACTCGAACTCGATAACGTCACGAAGGTGTTCGACACGCAGGCGGAGACGATCGTCGCGGTCGAGGAGCTCGACCTGGACATCCGGGACGGCGAGTTCATCGTCGTCGTCGGTCCGTCCGGCTGCGGCAAGTCGACGACGCTCCGGATGATCGCCGGTCTCGAAACAGTCACGGACGGCGAGATCAGGCTCGGCGGCGAGCGGATCAACGAGAAGGCGCCCAAGGACCGCGACATCGCGATGGTGTTCCAGTCCTACGCGCTGTACCCGCACAAGACCGTCCGCCAGAACATGGCCTACGGCCTGCATCTGAGCACCGACCTCGACGACGAGGAGATCGACCGCCGCGTCGAGAACGCCGCCGAGATGATGGGCATCGAGGACCTCCTCGAGAAGAAGCCCGCCTCGCTGTCCGGCGGCCAACAACAGCGCGTCGCGACGGGGCGGGCCATCGTCCGCGAGCCCTCCCTGTTCCTGTTCGACGAGCCGCTGTCGAACCTGGACGCGAAGCTCCGCAAGCACATGCGCACCGAACTCGCGCGCATCCACTCCGAGGTCGGCATCACGACGGTGTACGTGACCCACGACCAGGAGGAGGCGATGACGATGGCCGACCGCATCGTCATCCTGAACCACGGCGAACTCCAGCAGGTGGGCGCGCCCAAGGAGGTCTATCACGAGCCCGTCAACCAGTTCGTCGCCGACTTCGTCGGCAGCCCCAGCATGAACTTCCGGGACGTGGAACTGGAGCGCGACGCCGACGGCGCCGGGACGCTCGTCGGCGACGGCTTCAGCTACGCAGTCAGCAGCCGCTTCCTCGACCAGCTCGATCCCTCGACGACGGACATGGTCCTCGGCGTCCGGCCCGAGGACATCAGGATCGACGCCGAAGCGCCGCCGGGCAAGCGCATCGAGGCCACCGTCGACGTCGTCGAGATCGTCGGCTCGGACAACTTCATCTACCTCGACGTCGCCGGACGGGAGTTCAGGGCCCGCGCTCCCACTGAAGTCGAACCGGCGGAGGACGAGTCGGTCGCTCTCACGTTCGACGAGGACGACCTGCACCTGTTCGACGCGCGGACCGACGAGGCGCTGGCCCACGGCTACCCGGACGTCGACGTGACCACGGCGGTCGAGCAGTCGGACACGACCGCGGACTGA
- a CDS encoding IclR family transcriptional regulator → MTENAYRVSTTETSFRIVEAIRDDPGVGVSQLARDLDLSKGAVHKHLRTLADLGYLVREDDGYYLGNRFLSLGVRARKRLPLEVVRPVVRDLTDTTGHVANFIAHENDRGVYTLRIEPTEDAATGIVEGDVAPLHATAGGKAILAFLPDEERSDVLDGSGLAAYTDKTITDRRELERELRSVRDRRVAFDREEFREGYQCVASPVIGRDGDPVGAVSVTGSDYHMSGKRLEEDVTGLVTSAAKSIENDLLSQ, encoded by the coding sequence ATGACCGAGAACGCGTACCGGGTCTCGACGACGGAAACGAGCTTCCGGATCGTCGAGGCCATTCGGGACGATCCGGGGGTCGGCGTGAGCCAGCTGGCCCGCGACCTGGACCTGTCGAAGGGGGCGGTCCACAAGCACCTCCGGACGCTGGCCGACCTGGGCTACCTCGTCCGGGAAGACGACGGCTACTACCTCGGCAACCGGTTCCTGAGCCTCGGCGTCCGGGCCCGCAAGCGGCTGCCGCTGGAGGTCGTCCGACCCGTCGTGCGGGACCTCACCGACACGACCGGCCACGTCGCGAACTTCATCGCCCACGAGAACGACCGCGGCGTGTACACCCTCCGCATCGAACCGACGGAGGACGCGGCGACCGGCATCGTCGAGGGCGACGTCGCGCCGCTGCACGCGACCGCCGGCGGGAAGGCCATCCTCGCCTTCCTCCCCGACGAGGAGCGCTCGGACGTGCTCGACGGCTCCGGGCTGGCGGCGTACACCGACAAGACGATCACCGACCGCCGGGAGCTGGAGCGGGAGCTGCGGTCGGTCCGCGACCGCCGCGTCGCCTTCGACCGCGAGGAGTTCCGGGAGGGCTACCAGTGCGTCGCCTCGCCGGTCATCGGCCGGGACGGCGACCCCGTCGGCGCGGTCAGCGTGACCGGCAGCGACTACCACATGTCCGGCAAGCGCCTGGAGGAGGACGTCACCGGACTGGTCACCAGCGCCGCCAAGTCCATCGAGAACGACCTGCTCTCCCAGTGA
- a CDS encoding carbohydrate ABC transporter permease, translating to MAQEQARSPEEIREEYGLNERSITDRLRENWAGYVFILPTFLAFTALFYYPIARGVSMTFTDTQLGEPGQFVGLANYQWLLTNDLFVYAFGWTIVFVAGTTFLQLALGLLAALLLNEMKDALKDWMGAVIMSPYFSAPLAGGVIWMWFLDNDFGFVSKLFAIVGVDTPSFLATGFWPFVSLIVAQTWHDYAYSAIIYAAALSSIPKEQYEAAAQSGANRLQRFRDVTVPRLLIPTIVILALRTAWNIAEFDQPFALTGGGPGTRTMLLSILTYRVAFVNNNFARAYTIGMAMVLLSMTAALIYVKAIDQEEDLYV from the coding sequence ATGGCTCAAGAGCAAGCCCGCTCCCCTGAGGAGATCCGCGAGGAGTACGGGCTCAATGAGCGGAGCATCACGGATCGACTCAGGGAGAACTGGGCCGGGTACGTGTTCATCCTGCCGACGTTCCTCGCGTTCACGGCCCTGTTCTACTACCCGATCGCTCGCGGCGTGTCGATGACGTTCACCGATACGCAACTCGGCGAGCCCGGCCAGTTCGTCGGGCTCGCGAACTACCAGTGGCTGTTGACGAACGACCTGTTCGTCTACGCGTTCGGGTGGACGATCGTCTTCGTCGCCGGGACCACGTTCCTGCAGCTGGCGCTCGGCCTGCTCGCTGCGCTCCTGCTGAACGAGATGAAAGACGCGTTGAAGGACTGGATGGGTGCCGTGATCATGTCGCCGTACTTCTCGGCGCCGCTGGCCGGCGGCGTGATCTGGATGTGGTTCCTGGACAACGACTTCGGGTTCGTGTCCAAGTTGTTCGCGATAGTCGGGGTAGACACGCCGTCGTTCCTCGCGACGGGATTCTGGCCGTTCGTCTCGCTTATCGTCGCCCAGACCTGGCACGACTACGCGTACTCGGCCATCATCTACGCGGCGGCCCTCTCGAGCATCCCGAAAGAGCAGTACGAGGCGGCGGCCCAGTCAGGCGCGAACCGTCTCCAGCGGTTCCGCGACGTGACGGTGCCGCGGCTGCTGATCCCGACCATCGTCATCCTCGCGCTGCGGACGGCGTGGAACATCGCCGAGTTCGACCAGCCGTTCGCGCTGACCGGCGGTGGTCCGGGGACGAGGACGATGCTGCTCAGCATCCTGACCTACCGCGTGGCCTTCGTCAACAACAACTTCGCGCGGGCCTACACGATCGGGATGGCGATGGTCCTGCTGTCCATGACGGCCGCGCTGATCTACGTGAAGGCCATCGATCAGGAGGAAGACCTCTACGTCTGA